One genomic window of Macadamia integrifolia cultivar HAES 741 unplaced genomic scaffold, SCU_Mint_v3 scaffold2372, whole genome shotgun sequence includes the following:
- the LOC122066395 gene encoding trans-resveratrol di-O-methyltransferase-like has translation MDHIEKESAEELFHAQAHIWNHIFAFINSMSLRCAVELGIPDIVHNHHQPITLSELVMKLAIPKTKTAFLFRLMRLLVHSGFFYQQEEGYVLTPSSRLLLKDNGKSVSPFLQAMLDPILVTPWHFLSAWFRGDGLNPFETAHGRTLWDYAGEDNELNKFFNEAMASDARLVISVVVTECKVVFEGLRSLIDVGGGTGTMAKTIAETFPSLKCTVFDLPHVIATLKGNENLTYIAGDMFESIPPADAVLLKWILHDWTDEQCIKILKGCKEAISNGDRKGNLRKVIIIDMVVEDRKEEHKSTETQLFFDMLMMTVLIGKERTKKEWEKLFLESGFTHYKITPLLGLRSLIEVYP, from the exons ATGGATCACATTGAGAAAGAGAGTGCTGAAGAGTTGTTCCATGCTCAAGCTCATATATGGAACCATATATTTGCCTTCATAAACTCTATGTCACTTAGATGTGCAGTTGAGCTAGGCATACCAGACATTGTCCACAACCATCACCAACCCATCACCCTCTCTGAACTAGTCATGAAGCTTGCCATCCCAAAGACCAAGACTGCTTTTCTGTTCCGCCTCATGCGCTTATTGGTGCACTCTGGCTTCTTCTATCAGCAAGAAGAAGGATATGTGCTCACACCCTCTTCTAGGCTCCTCCTTAAGGATAATGGCAAGAGTGTATCACCCTTCTTGCAAGCAATGCTTGATCCGATCCTAGTGACACCTTGGCATTTCCTTAGTGCATGGTTCCGAGGGGATGGTCTCAATCCATTTGAGACTGCACATGGGAGGACCCTCTGGGACTATGCAGGAGAAGACAATGAGCTCAACAAGTTCTTCAATGAGGCAATGGCCAGCGATGCTCGATTGGTGATAAGTGTGGTTGTTACAGAGTGCAAGGTTGTGTTTGAAGGATTAAGGTCATTGATTGATGTAGGGGGTGGCACTGGAACTATGGCAAAGACCATTGCAGAAACCTTCCCAAGCTTGAAATGTACAGTGTTTGACCTACCACATGTGATTGCTACTTTGAAAGGGAATGAGAACCTAACATATATTGCAGGTGACATGTTTGAGTCCATCCCTCCTGCAGATGCAGTTCTTCTCAAG TGGATTTTGCATGACTGGACCGACGAGCAATGTATAAAGATATTGAAGGGATGCAAAGAGGCGATCTCTAACGGGGACCGGAAAGGAAACCTGAGGAAGGTGATCATCATAGACATGGTGGTGGAAGATAGGAAGGAAGAGCACAAGTCAACAGAAACGCAGCTCTTCTTTGATATGTTAATGATGACTGTGCTCATTGGAAAAGAAAGGACCAAGAAAGAATGGGAGAAGCTTTTCTTGGAGTCTGGATTTACTCACTATAAGATCACTCCTCTCTTGGGTTTGAGATCTCTCATTGAAGTTTACCCTTAA